A window of Babylonia areolata isolate BAREFJ2019XMU chromosome 2, ASM4173473v1, whole genome shotgun sequence contains these coding sequences:
- the LOC143277239 gene encoding uncharacterized protein LOC143277239 produces the protein MTVNDASTLLLLLAVMVILHSSSAQRPVYPEVFVSTFIEPLYDDYGLEVTEDQLLEMADMRSTSLGFGAGLNYTFPHVPQAPVSTSPQPPSSPSRQTGKPSSSSRSFPAAAGFHGFSPYAFRRFKRQAGFDGTNSFGDKVFSSYGIDINNNDNNNNNHGASSFDVQIFSKHANTNNNDGPSSLGDNVFSRYADNSNNNNDDDDDDNNNNFESRSLGDQFFNNQANSISNNFDGTHFQEPPRSDLTLSTSPNGDSLYHNGDTFGQFPSHIFRGFSREGSGCAPQTQITCEPGSPYRTIDGSCNNVANPKWGAINQHMKRLLPADYFDGYDVPRLASTANPRHLLPCARLVSRIVLEPVATEGHHAPGLTNLVQVWGQFLAHDITGTPAHKVK, from the exons ATGACTGTGAACGACGCGTCGacgttgctactgctgctggcaGTGATGGTCATACTCCACAGTTCGTCAGCACAGCGACCTGTCTATCCGGAAGTGTTCGTCTCCACCTTTATTGAGCCCTtgtatgatgattatg GCCTGGAGGTGACTGAGGACCAGCTCCTGGAGATGGCGGACATGAGGTCCACCAGCCTGGGCTTTGGAGCCGGTCTGAACTACACGTTTCCACATGTGCCCCAAGCCCCAGTCAGCACttcccctcagcccccctccaGTCCCTCCAGACAGACGGGAAAGCCGTCTTCATCTTCACGGTCTTTTCCAGCAGCAGCTGGATTTCATGGTTTCTCGCCTTATGCTTTTCGCCGATTCAAACGCCAGGCAGG ATTTGACGGAACCAACTCATTCGGGGACAAGGTCTTCAGCAGCTACGGTatcgacatcaacaacaatgacaacaacaataacaaccacggAGCCAGCTCATTTGACGTCCAGATCTTCAGCAAGCACGCtaacactaacaacaacgacGGACCCAGTTCTCTTGGAGACAATGTCTTCAGCAGGTAcgctgacaacagcaacaacaacaacgacgacgacgatgacgacaacaacaacaatttcgaAAGCAGGTCCTTAGGGGATCAGTTTTTCAACAACCAAGCAAACTCGATCAGTAACAATTTTGACGGGACACATTTCCAAGAGCCTCCTCGCTCAGACCTCACCCTGTCTACCTCCCCCAACGGCGACAGCCTGTACCACAATGGCGACACCTTCGGGCAGTTTCCCTCCCACATTTTCAGGGGGTTTTCCCGGGAGGGCAGTGGATGTgccccacagacacagataacGTGTGAACCCGGTTCCCCATACCGCACCATTGACGGGTCCTGTAACAACGTGGCCAATCCCAAGTGGGGAGCCATCAACCAGCATATGAAGCGGCTTCTGCCTGCTGACTACTTCGATG GTTACGATGTTCCAAGACTGGCCAGTACAGCCAACCCACGCCACCTCTTGCCCTGTGCACGACTGGTCAGTCGGATCGTGCTCGAGCCGGTAGCCACGGAGGGTCATCATGCACCTGGCCTGACCAACCTGGTGCAGGTGTGGGGTCAGTTCCTGGCCCATGACATCACAGGCACCCCTGCCCACAAAG